The Papaver somniferum cultivar HN1 unplaced genomic scaffold, ASM357369v1 unplaced-scaffold_18, whole genome shotgun sequence genome includes a window with the following:
- the LOC113338136 gene encoding SKP1-like protein 1A isoform X3, with the protein MIEDDCADNGIPLPNVAGNTLAKVLEYCKKHVDDIPKKDDGKAEDPELQKWDAEFLKVDQATLFDLILAANYLDIKHLLNLTCQEVADMIKGKTPEEIRQTFNIENDFIKEEEEEVRRQNQWAFE; encoded by the coding sequence ATGATTGAAGACGATTGTGCTGATAACGGGATTCCTTTACCCAATGTAGCAGGCAATACTTTGGCTAAAGTTCTTGAATATTGCAAGAAACATGTTGATGATATTCCTAAAAAGGATGATGGTAAAGCTGAGGATCCAGAGCTTCAGAAATGGGACGCGGAGTTTCTTAAAGTCGATCAAGCTACATTATTTGATCTTATTTTGGCTGCAAATTATCTGGATATTAAGCACTTGCTAAATCTGACTTGCCAGGAAGTTGCAGATATGATCAAGGGAAAGACACCGGAGGAGATCCGCCAGACGTTCAACATCGAGAATGACTTCATCaaagaggaagaggaggaagtCAGGAGGCAGAACCAGTGGGCTTTCGAATGA
- the LOC113338136 gene encoding SKP1-like protein 1A isoform X2, producing the protein MSTSKIVLNTSDGTSFDVEEVVALQSLTIKHMIEDDCADNGIPLPNVAGNTLAKVLEYCKKHVDDIPKKDDGKAEDPELQKWDAEFLKVDQATLFDLILAANYLDIKHLLNLTCQEVADMIKGKTPEEIRQTFNIENDFIKEEEEEVRRQNQWAFE; encoded by the exons atgtcGACTTCAAAGAT cgtgttgaacac ttCTGATGGAACTTCTTTtgatgttgaagaagttgttgctCTTCAATCTCTAACCATTAAGCATATGATTGAAGACGATTGTGCTGATAACGGGATTCCTTTACCCAATGTAGCAGGCAATACTTTGGCTAAAGTTCTTGAATATTGCAAGAAACATGTTGATGATATTCCTAAAAAGGATGATGGTAAAGCTGAGGATCCAGAGCTTCAGAAATGGGACGCGGAGTTTCTTAAAGTCGATCAAGCTACATTATTTGATCTTATTTTGGCTGCAAATTATCTGGATATTAAGCACTTGCTAAATCTGACTTGCCAGGAAGTTGCAGATATGATCAAGGGAAAGACACCGGAGGAGATCCGCCAGACGTTCAACATCGAGAATGACTTCATCaaagaggaagaggaggaagtCAGGAGGCAGAACCAGTGGGCTTTCGAATGA
- the LOC113338136 gene encoding SKP1-like protein 1A isoform X1, which translates to MSTSKMLTLRSSDGTSFDVEEVVALQSLTIKHMIEDDCADNGIPLPNVAGNTLAKVLEYCKKHVDDIPKKDDGKAEDPELQKWDAEFLKVDQATLFDLILAANYLDIKHLLNLTCQEVADMIKGKTPEEIRQTFNIENDFIKEEEEEVRRQNQWAFE; encoded by the exons atgtcGACTTCAAAGATGTTAACCTTGAGG agttCTGATGGAACTTCTTTtgatgttgaagaagttgttgctCTTCAATCTCTAACCATTAAGCATATGATTGAAGACGATTGTGCTGATAACGGGATTCCTTTACCCAATGTAGCAGGCAATACTTTGGCTAAAGTTCTTGAATATTGCAAGAAACATGTTGATGATATTCCTAAAAAGGATGATGGTAAAGCTGAGGATCCAGAGCTTCAGAAATGGGACGCGGAGTTTCTTAAAGTCGATCAAGCTACATTATTTGATCTTATTTTGGCTGCAAATTATCTGGATATTAAGCACTTGCTAAATCTGACTTGCCAGGAAGTTGCAGATATGATCAAGGGAAAGACACCGGAGGAGATCCGCCAGACGTTCAACATCGAGAATGACTTCATCaaagaggaagaggaggaagtCAGGAGGCAGAACCAGTGGGCTTTCGAATGA
- the LOC113338005 gene encoding transcription factor GTE8-like, translating into MVTLRSSDGWSFEVEEVVALQSQTIKRLIEDNCVDIPLPNVTSNILAKVLEYCKKHVADIPKGDDGKEVADRKRGNHGRFQNNKRVSTASTSNSELMKRCNQLLSRLMKHNYGWVFNALVDTVRLGIPDYFTIIKHPMDLGTVKSKIAKGEYTSPFGFCADVRLTFYNAMTHLGMRWKAIEKKLLSVPLQLDVARGTLAAKSIPPSKMQISSPGHERIMTGLKNLSLTEDLESMTDLEKHKLAEDLESITDLPSYLIEFLRKQSTSQTADDDELEIDLENMTGDTFFTLRKLVDDSMQDQRENQRKVVPCITKNMNVSGNGVSSTQPSKGNDPMNEDVDILWE; encoded by the exons ATGGTTACCTTGAGGAGTTCTGACGGATGGTCTTTTgaggttgaagaagttgttgctCTTCAATCTCAGACCATTAAGCGTTTGATTGAAGACAACTGTGTTGATATTCCTTTACCCAATGTTACCAGCAACATTTTGGCTAAAGTTCTTGAATATTGTAAGAAACATGTGGCTGATATTCCCAAAGGGGATGATGGTAAA GAAGTTGCAGATAGGAAGAGAGGTAATCATGGGAGATTTCAGAATAATAAGCGTGTTTCTACAGCAAGCACTTCCAATTCGGAGTTAATGAAGCGATGTAACCAACTTCTATCTCGTTTGATGAAACATAACTACGGATGGGTTTTCAATGCTCTAGTGGACACAGTGCGGTTGGGAATTCCAGATTATTTTACGATTATCAAGCATCCAATGGATTTGGGGACGGTTAAGTCTAAGATTGCTAAAGGTGAGTATACGAGTCCGTTCGGATTTTGTGCTGATGTGAGGCTCACATTCTATAACGCTATGACCCACCTGGGCATGAG GTGGAAAGCTATCGAGAAGAAACTTCTATCAGTGCCACTGCAACTGGATGTTGCTAGAGGCACATTAGCCGCCAAATCTATTCCACCATcaaagatgcaaatctcatctcCAGGTCATGAGAGGATAATGACTGGCTTGAAAAACTTAAGTTTGACTGAAGATTTGGAATCTATGACTGACTTGGAAAAACATAAATTGGCTGAAGATTTGGAATCTATAACAGACCTCCCGTCATATCTGATTGAATTCCTAAGAAAACAAAGTACTAGCCaaactgctgatgatgatgagctCGAGATTGATCTTGAAAATATGACTGGTGATACATTCTTCACATTAAGGAAGCTTGTGGATGACTCAATGCAGGATCAAcgagagaatcaaagaaaagttgttcctTGCATTACAAAG AATATGAATGTGTCAGGGAATGGGGTTTCATCTACGCAACCAAGCAAAG GTAATGATCCTATGAATGAGGATGTTGATATTCTGTGGGAATGA